A stretch of Candidatus Kryptoniota bacterium DNA encodes these proteins:
- the hisI gene encoding phosphoribosyl-AMP cyclohydrolase, whose translation MIDFNKIKSELKFGSDGLVTAVAQDYSTGEILMLAHMNEESIRKTVETGQAVYWSRSRKRLWHKGEESGNVQNVREILVDCDGDAVVLKVEQVGGAACHTGHRSCFHRKVSDAGLVEVGKRVFDPEKVYKHKGE comes from the coding sequence ATGATTGACTTTAACAAGATAAAAAGCGAATTGAAATTCGGGAGCGACGGACTCGTAACTGCGGTCGCGCAGGATTACTCCACCGGGGAGATCCTCATGCTGGCACACATGAACGAGGAAAGCATTCGTAAAACTGTCGAAACAGGACAAGCTGTTTACTGGAGCCGGTCCAGGAAGAGACTTTGGCACAAGGGGGAAGAATCCGGAAACGTTCAGAACGTCAGGGAAATCCTCGTTGATTGCGATGGAGACGCCGTGGTGCTCAAGGTGGAGCAGGTAGGTGGTGCCGCGTGTCATACAGGTCACCGTTCTTGTTTCCACAGAAAGGTTTCTGACGCGGGGCTTGTTGAAGTGGGCAAGCGAGTTTTTGATCCGGAGAAAGTTTACAAGCACAAGGGAGAATGA
- the hisH gene encoding imidazole glycerol phosphate synthase subunit HisH — protein sequence MTTYNVTVVDYRTSNLLSIVKAFQKVGATVELTQSPERIRNSSRLVLPGVGAFGAAMRNIESLGIGRAIMEFGKGGAPLLGVCLGMQLLFTVSFERGVYDGLGLIPGEVVSFNSSVKVPHIGWNQVDFVKRSKLFSGLNDKEFAYFVHSYFVKTDPENVSGSTQYGVTFPSVVEKENIFGIQFHPEKSQTFGLTILENFLKI from the coding sequence ATGACGACTTATAACGTCACGGTTGTCGATTACCGTACGAGCAACCTACTTTCGATTGTGAAGGCATTCCAGAAAGTCGGTGCAACGGTCGAGTTGACCCAGAGTCCGGAGAGGATCAGAAATTCTTCAAGACTTGTGCTCCCGGGTGTTGGAGCGTTCGGTGCAGCGATGAGGAACATAGAATCACTCGGCATCGGCAGGGCAATCATGGAATTCGGCAAAGGCGGTGCGCCACTTCTTGGTGTCTGCCTTGGAATGCAACTGCTGTTCACTGTTAGCTTCGAGCGCGGCGTATACGACGGGCTTGGCCTGATTCCCGGCGAAGTAGTCTCTTTCAATTCATCCGTGAAAGTCCCTCACATCGGCTGGAACCAGGTCGATTTCGTGAAGCGCTCGAAGCTGTTTTCCGGACTCAATGACAAAGAGTTCGCTTATTTCGTTCATTCTTATTTTGTGAAGACAGATCCAGAAAATGTCTCGGGCTCGACCCAGTATGGTGTCACGTTTCCCTCAGTCGTTGAAAAGGAAAACATATTCGGAATTCAGTTTCATCCGGAGAAGAGTCAGACTTTCGGTCTGACAATTCTGGAAAATTTTCTGAAGATTTAA
- the hisB gene encoding imidazoleglycerol-phosphate dehydratase HisB, giving the protein MARKASIDRNTRETKISCSVNLDGTGNSNVASGIRFFDHMLELFSKHSLIDLTLKSKGDVDIDDHHTVEDVAIVIGKCIDKALNEKKGISRYGSAYVPMDESLARCVVDLSGRGYCVFKAEFTRPKVNDLSTEMVEHFFRSLADNLKANVHVELIYGKNNHHRVEALFKSCAVALREAVAINPRIKGIQSTKGKL; this is encoded by the coding sequence GTGGCACGAAAAGCATCTATCGATCGTAATACCAGGGAAACAAAGATTTCTTGTTCTGTAAACCTGGACGGTACAGGTAATTCAAATGTCGCGTCGGGGATCAGGTTTTTTGATCACATGCTCGAGCTGTTTTCAAAGCACAGCCTGATCGATCTGACTCTCAAGTCGAAAGGTGATGTTGACATCGACGATCACCACACCGTTGAAGATGTGGCGATTGTTATCGGAAAATGCATTGACAAAGCGCTCAATGAGAAGAAGGGTATCTCTCGATACGGTTCAGCTTACGTTCCTATGGATGAGTCGCTTGCCAGATGTGTTGTCGACCTGTCCGGTCGGGGTTACTGCGTCTTCAAGGCGGAGTTTACACGCCCGAAGGTAAACGACCTGTCGACGGAAATGGTCGAACACTTCTTCAGATCGCTGGCGGATAACCTCAAGGCGAATGTCCATGTCGAGCTGATCTACGGCAAGAACAATCATCATCGCGTTGAGGCACTCTTTAAAAGCTGTGCTGTAGCGCTCCGAGAGGCTGTTGCTATAAATCCGAGAATAAAAGGAATTCAATCAACCAAGGGAAAATTGTAA
- the proC gene encoding pyrroline-5-carboxylate reductase: protein MLSDKTIGVIGAGHIGSAVIGGLLKAKLTSPKNIYASRRSAESLEELQKQFGIHTTSDNRKVARVSDILLIAVKPQNSKQVLSEIKDSVKPSQLIISVMAGIKTTFINTALGVSCPVIRSMPNTPAMVDAGATAISKGKFADDDHLKIANTIFKSVGTVEIVPEHLLDAVTGLSGSGPAYIYMVIEAMTDGGVKMGIPRQIAFRLAAQTVFGSAKLVIETGKHPAILKDEVTTPGGTAIAAVHELETYGLRTMLINAVSTATARSKELSKLIEENDDL from the coding sequence ATGTTAAGCGACAAGACGATCGGTGTAATAGGAGCTGGCCATATCGGGTCTGCGGTCATCGGCGGATTATTAAAAGCGAAGCTGACATCTCCGAAAAATATTTATGCTTCAAGGAGAAGCGCTGAGAGTCTCGAGGAACTTCAGAAACAATTCGGGATTCACACAACTTCAGATAATCGCAAAGTTGCCAGGGTATCCGATATTTTGTTGATTGCGGTTAAACCGCAGAATTCAAAACAGGTTCTGAGTGAAATCAAAGATTCGGTCAAGCCGTCGCAACTTATCATTAGTGTGATGGCAGGAATAAAGACGACTTTCATAAACACCGCGCTCGGAGTCTCCTGCCCGGTAATCAGATCAATGCCAAACACACCGGCGATGGTCGACGCCGGTGCAACTGCCATTTCGAAAGGGAAGTTCGCAGACGACGACCATCTCAAAATCGCCAACACGATTTTCAAATCCGTAGGAACCGTGGAAATTGTACCTGAGCACTTGCTTGACGCCGTCACGGGACTAAGCGGAAGCGGTCCTGCATATATCTATATGGTGATCGAGGCCATGACTGATGGCGGCGTGAAAATGGGAATCCCGAGGCAAATTGCATTCAGACTCGCGGCTCAGACCGTCTTTGGATCAGCTAAGCTCGTCATCGAAACCGGAAAGCATCCGGCGATCTTGAAGGATGAGGTCACAACGCCGGGTGGTACCGCGATCGCCGCAGTCCATGAATTGGAAACTTACGGGCTAAGGACGATGCTGATCAATGCCGTCTCGACCGCGACTGCTAGAAGCAAAGAGCTGAGCAAGCTTATCGAAGAGAATGACGACTTATAA
- the rfbD gene encoding dTDP-4-dehydrorhamnose reductase produces MNRDRILVAGARGLLGQKIVEVFERESEYELIRCGIEEEGEDFLTLDITDREKVVDTVSTYKPSIIINAAAFTDVDGAERQKEIAYKINATAVGYLAEAANIFGCKLVHVSTDYVFNGLKGSYSEESVPEPVNYYGRTKLAGENLVISKVGDFAILRTQVLYGYASNVKKNFVLWVIDKLSKSEEISVVTDQVGNPTLADELAFAILKVCQKNARGLYHVSGFETVSRFEFAREIASVFNLDFELVKPIKTHDLTQLARRPLNSSFVCLKAQTDLGIGMPSIKDSLLLMKQQMKRAGIIEKTFKN; encoded by the coding sequence ATGAACCGAGATAGAATCCTTGTTGCCGGCGCGCGCGGTCTCCTGGGTCAGAAGATTGTTGAGGTCTTCGAAAGGGAATCCGAATATGAACTCATTCGCTGCGGGATCGAGGAAGAAGGAGAAGATTTTCTCACACTGGACATTACTGACCGTGAGAAAGTCGTGGACACGGTGTCGACCTATAAGCCGTCGATAATAATCAACGCGGCCGCGTTCACTGACGTGGACGGCGCTGAACGTCAGAAGGAAATTGCCTACAAAATTAACGCTACTGCAGTCGGTTATCTGGCGGAAGCAGCAAACATTTTCGGATGCAAGCTGGTGCACGTGTCGACCGACTATGTTTTCAACGGGCTGAAGGGAAGTTATTCCGAAGAGTCGGTACCGGAACCGGTGAACTACTACGGTCGTACAAAGCTGGCCGGTGAAAATCTTGTAATATCGAAGGTCGGTGATTTTGCAATTCTTCGAACTCAGGTCCTCTACGGATATGCGTCAAATGTAAAAAAGAATTTTGTCCTCTGGGTCATTGATAAACTCTCGAAGAGCGAAGAGATCAGTGTCGTGACCGACCAGGTCGGAAACCCGACTCTTGCAGACGAACTTGCCTTTGCTATATTGAAAGTCTGTCAGAAGAATGCGCGCGGGCTGTACCACGTATCGGGCTTCGAGACGGTCTCGCGCTTCGAGTTTGCCCGGGAGATCGCATCCGTTTTCAATCTCGATTTTGAACTTGTGAAACCGATCAAGACGCATGACCTTACGCAATTAGCGAGACGTCCTCTCAATTCCAGTTTCGTTTGTTTGAAGGCTCAAACGGACCTCGGCATAGGAATGCCTTCTATAAAAGATTCTCTCCTCCTTATGAAACAGCAGATGAAGCGAGCGGGAATCATCGAAAAAACTTTCAAGAACTGA
- the clpB gene encoding ATP-dependent chaperone ClpB → MNPNKLTVKSQEALERARVIASENQQQAIEPEHLLLALVTDEEGVVSSIMQKAGVNSDYVRGKLEESIRKFPRISAGGVTSQYLSQPLAQVLDSAEKEASQMKDEFVSTEHLLLGFLTARNTDAFKILNSQGLTHELVLKALKEVRGTQRVVDQNPEEKYQSLEKFGRDLTDLARKGKLDPVIGRDDEIRRVLQVLERRTKNNPVLIGDPGVGKTAVVEGIARRIATGDVPNSLKSKRIVELDMGTLVAGTGYRGQFEDRLKSIIKEVVESNGEVILFMDELHTLVGAGAAQGSVDASNMLKPALARGELRAIGATTINEYRKYIEKDPALERRFQPIMVDEPTIEDTISILRGLKERYEVHHGVRITDGAIVAAAQLSNRYITDRFLPDKAIDLIDEAASKLRIEMDSLPEELDEVERKIKQLEIEKEAVRREKDDESQKRLNVIERELADLREQSTKLRSHWQVEKELIQTIQKSKEDIERLKIESDKAEREGNLGKVAEIRYGEIIGIEKRMKESSQRLAEVQRNSKMLKEEVDSEDIAEIVSKWTGIPVTRMLESERGKLLHIEERIHERLVDQEEAVSAVANAVRRARAGLQDEKRPIGSFIFVGSTGVGKTELARALAEVLFDDEDAMVRIDMSEYTEKFSVSRLMGAPPGYVGYEEGGQLTEAVRRKPYSVVLLDEIEKAHPEVFNVLLQVLDDGRLTDSKGRTVNFKNTIIIMTSNIGSQLVQQKIESSTERNRAEMMESLKTDLFNLLKQTIRPEFLNRVDEIIVFKPLRREDIRNIVDLQLRRIMSRINENNNIKLEVSDRAKLFLADAGYDPTFGARPLKRTIQKYISNPLAEKILAGEFEPGNAIEVDVPESGKVEFKKVRNHAEVSK, encoded by the coding sequence ATGAATCCCAATAAACTGACAGTAAAATCGCAGGAAGCGCTGGAACGGGCGCGTGTAATTGCATCTGAAAATCAACAACAGGCGATCGAGCCCGAACATCTCCTCCTCGCACTCGTTACAGACGAAGAGGGAGTTGTTTCATCGATCATGCAGAAAGCGGGTGTCAACTCAGATTACGTCAGAGGAAAGCTCGAAGAAAGCATAAGGAAATTTCCCCGGATCTCAGCCGGAGGCGTAACTAGCCAATATCTCTCGCAGCCCCTGGCACAGGTGCTCGACTCGGCTGAGAAGGAAGCATCTCAAATGAAAGATGAGTTTGTCAGCACAGAACATTTACTGCTGGGATTCCTTACCGCGCGGAACACAGATGCTTTCAAAATCTTGAACTCGCAGGGGCTGACGCATGAGCTCGTCCTTAAGGCTCTCAAAGAAGTTAGAGGAACTCAGCGTGTGGTCGATCAGAATCCCGAAGAGAAATACCAGTCGCTCGAAAAGTTCGGCCGTGACTTGACCGATCTCGCGAGAAAGGGGAAACTCGATCCCGTGATCGGCCGCGATGACGAAATCAGGAGAGTCCTCCAGGTTCTCGAGAGAAGAACAAAGAATAACCCAGTCTTAATTGGAGACCCTGGCGTCGGTAAGACGGCCGTTGTGGAAGGGATCGCAAGGAGGATCGCGACCGGCGATGTTCCCAACAGCCTGAAATCAAAGCGCATAGTAGAGCTGGATATGGGAACCCTGGTGGCCGGAACCGGCTATCGGGGTCAATTTGAAGACAGGCTCAAGTCGATTATCAAGGAAGTCGTTGAGTCGAACGGCGAGGTAATCCTCTTCATGGACGAGCTGCACACTCTAGTCGGAGCTGGAGCAGCGCAGGGTTCGGTAGACGCTTCGAACATGCTGAAGCCGGCACTCGCGCGCGGCGAGCTAAGAGCGATCGGCGCGACCACTATAAACGAGTATAGGAAATATATCGAGAAAGATCCGGCGCTGGAAAGGAGATTCCAGCCCATCATGGTCGATGAGCCGACGATCGAAGACACGATCTCAATTTTAAGAGGACTCAAGGAGAGGTATGAAGTTCACCATGGGGTCAGAATCACGGACGGCGCTATCGTTGCAGCCGCACAGCTGAGCAACAGGTACATAACCGACCGTTTCCTCCCCGACAAAGCGATCGATCTGATAGACGAGGCGGCTTCAAAGCTGAGAATCGAGATGGATTCGCTCCCGGAGGAGCTTGATGAAGTCGAAAGAAAAATCAAACAACTCGAGATCGAGAAGGAAGCCGTCAGGCGTGAAAAAGATGACGAGTCGCAGAAGAGGCTGAATGTCATCGAAAGGGAGCTTGCGGATCTCCGCGAGCAAAGCACGAAGTTGAGAAGCCATTGGCAGGTTGAAAAAGAATTGATCCAGACGATTCAAAAATCAAAAGAGGACATCGAGCGTCTGAAGATAGAATCCGATAAAGCCGAACGCGAGGGAAATCTTGGAAAGGTTGCAGAGATCAGATATGGCGAGATTATCGGAATAGAAAAGAGGATGAAGGAGTCGTCGCAGCGCCTCGCAGAAGTCCAGCGGAACAGCAAAATGTTGAAGGAAGAAGTGGATTCTGAGGACATCGCGGAAATAGTATCGAAGTGGACAGGAATTCCGGTGACAAGGATGTTGGAGAGCGAGAGGGGCAAGCTTCTTCATATCGAAGAGCGGATTCACGAACGCCTGGTGGACCAGGAAGAGGCTGTGTCCGCGGTGGCAAACGCAGTTCGCAGAGCAAGGGCCGGCCTCCAGGACGAGAAAAGACCGATCGGTTCATTTATCTTTGTCGGGTCGACCGGTGTCGGCAAGACCGAACTTGCCCGCGCTCTCGCGGAGGTTCTCTTCGACGACGAGGATGCAATGGTTCGTATCGATATGTCCGAGTACACGGAGAAATTCTCAGTCTCCAGATTGATGGGTGCACCTCCCGGATATGTAGGATACGAGGAGGGCGGCCAGCTTACTGAGGCGGTCAGACGAAAACCCTACTCGGTCGTGTTGTTGGATGAAATCGAGAAAGCACATCCTGAGGTCTTTAATGTGCTCCTGCAAGTGCTTGATGACGGTAGGCTCACCGATAGCAAGGGAAGGACAGTAAATTTCAAAAACACCATCATCATCATGACATCGAACATAGGCTCGCAGCTCGTTCAGCAGAAGATCGAGTCCTCGACTGAACGTAATCGCGCGGAGATGATGGAAAGTTTGAAGACTGATCTGTTCAACCTTTTGAAACAAACGATAAGGCCGGAGTTTCTCAATCGTGTAGACGAAATAATCGTGTTCAAGCCGCTGAGACGTGAAGACATCCGGAATATTGTCGATCTCCAGCTCCGAAGGATTATGTCGAGGATCAACGAAAACAATAACATAAAGCTGGAAGTGAGCGATAGGGCTAAACTCTTTCTTGCAGACGCCGGCTATGATCCTACGTTCGGGGCAAGACCTTTGAAACGCACGATTCAGAAATATATTTCAAACCCGTTGGCGGAAAAAATTCTCGCGGGTGAGTTCGAACCCGGTAACGCGATTGAAGTTGATGTGCCTGAATCCGGCAAGGTGGAGTTCAAGAAAGTTCGGAACCACGCCGAAGTCTCGAAATAA
- a CDS encoding carbohydrate kinase family protein gives MRILVIGEPCIDVIHKADGRVYNEHGGISYSVVAAGILGDGIEIVPVIGVHDEDREYFAGLFGKIPSVDLRGIYHANNPTRRVNLFYQDENNRWECSTQPISPTTLEAIRPFLPADGIHVNLISGSDLALTTLAELRAVSHASHIHLDLHNIVMKHLPDSKRVRVPRADYLDWCSLADSVQLNEEEAKVIDTNGPGIRELACKILNSGPGAVVVTLAERGAMLYQKENKNVVEYHLEPKSVEIVDPTGSGDVFGASFLHAVVKGAGYLEAAQFAVSMASRKVSVAGPAAMLDWKLVGMNEPR, from the coding sequence ATGCGAATCCTTGTAATCGGTGAACCCTGCATAGACGTCATTCATAAGGCCGACGGCAGGGTATACAATGAGCACGGCGGGATTTCTTATTCAGTTGTTGCGGCCGGAATCCTCGGTGACGGAATCGAAATCGTTCCGGTCATAGGAGTTCACGATGAAGACCGTGAGTATTTCGCCGGCCTCTTCGGCAAAATCCCATCGGTGGATCTCCGGGGTATTTATCATGCAAACAATCCGACCAGAAGAGTGAATCTGTTTTACCAGGACGAAAACAACCGGTGGGAGTGCAGCACTCAACCTATAAGTCCCACGACACTTGAAGCAATTCGGCCTTTCCTGCCGGCAGATGGGATACATGTAAACCTGATAAGTGGAAGCGATCTGGCTCTTACAACTCTGGCGGAGCTTCGCGCAGTTTCGCATGCGTCTCATATTCATCTCGATCTTCATAATATCGTCATGAAGCACTTGCCCGATTCGAAACGCGTGAGAGTACCCCGAGCAGATTACCTCGATTGGTGTTCGCTCGCCGATAGTGTCCAACTCAACGAAGAGGAAGCGAAAGTGATCGACACTAACGGGCCTGGAATTCGGGAGCTCGCGTGCAAAATCCTCAATTCGGGACCGGGTGCGGTCGTTGTGACATTGGCCGAAAGGGGAGCAATGCTTTACCAAAAAGAAAACAAGAATGTAGTTGAATACCATCTCGAACCCAAGTCGGTTGAAATCGTTGACCCGACCGGGAGTGGCGATGTGTTCGGCGCTTCGTTCCTCCATGCTGTCGTGAAAGGAGCTGGTTATCTCGAGGCAGCCCAATTTGCTGTAAGTATGGCGTCAAGAAAAGTGTCTGTTGCCGGACCAGCGGCGATGCTCGATTGGAAATTGGTGGGAATGAATGAACCGAGATAG
- the hisF gene encoding imidazole glycerol phosphate synthase subunit HisF, producing the protein MLAKRIIPCLDVDAGRVVKGINFVNLRDAGDPVDSAKFYESEGADEIIFLDITASVDDRGTMLNVVRQTAETVFLPFTVGGGIRTVDDVRTILSNGADKVSLNTAAILTPDLISDAAEEFGVQCIVIAVDAKKVNGSVSKDRMTVPVALERLMIEKIQAPCGYEVYINGGRTPTGLDAVEWTRYAANSGGGEILLTSIDRDGTSSGYDVELLKKISGCVNVPVIASGGAGTLDHFHEAIEKGGADAVLAASVFHFGTFTIKQVKNYLSDKGVTVRL; encoded by the coding sequence ATGTTAGCAAAAAGAATCATACCTTGCCTCGACGTCGATGCAGGAAGGGTTGTCAAGGGAATTAATTTTGTCAACCTTCGAGACGCGGGCGATCCCGTCGATTCTGCAAAGTTTTATGAAAGCGAGGGCGCTGACGAGATTATATTTCTCGACATAACTGCGAGCGTGGACGATCGCGGGACAATGCTCAACGTGGTCAGACAGACTGCCGAAACTGTTTTCCTCCCCTTTACGGTCGGCGGCGGAATCCGCACAGTGGATGATGTGAGGACAATCCTGTCGAACGGAGCTGACAAAGTAAGTCTGAACACTGCCGCTATCCTTACCCCGGACCTTATTTCCGACGCTGCTGAGGAATTTGGAGTTCAGTGCATCGTAATCGCGGTCGACGCTAAGAAAGTCAACGGATCGGTATCCAAAGATAGAATGACTGTGCCGGTCGCGCTCGAGAGACTGATGATTGAAAAGATCCAAGCACCTTGCGGTTATGAAGTGTACATTAATGGAGGACGAACGCCCACGGGACTCGATGCCGTCGAATGGACGAGATACGCCGCGAATAGCGGCGGCGGAGAAATCCTCCTGACCAGCATCGACAGGGATGGAACATCCAGCGGTTACGACGTCGAGCTGCTCAAGAAGATATCGGGGTGCGTGAATGTACCCGTGATCGCGAGCGGTGGAGCGGGTACACTCGATCATTTTCACGAGGCGATTGAGAAAGGTGGCGCCGACGCCGTCCTCGCCGCATCGGTTTTCCATTTTGGCACGTTTACAATCAAACAGGTGAAAAACTATTTGTCGGATAAAGGTGTTACTGTGAGACTATGA
- the hisA gene encoding 1-(5-phosphoribosyl)-5-[(5-phosphoribosylamino)methylideneamino]imidazole-4-carboxamide isomerase, with the protein MILVIPAIDLRNGKCVRLIHGEAGTEKIYSDDPVKTAIVWRGENFKALHVVDLDGAFEGKLVNFDTLKCIVEAVDIPVQFGGGLRKYEDAKRALDAGVYRVIIGTAAVENRKMLLRLLKDFGPRRIAVGIDALNGVVQIKGWKRSGDISAAKLGKELKEEGIVRVIYTDISRDGALEGANIDALRSFALETGLRITASGGVTSYEDLIKLQELEPYGVDSVIIGKALYENKFPCEGLWRVNEKSLEDLGPTRRC; encoded by the coding sequence ATGATACTCGTGATTCCCGCAATAGACTTGAGAAACGGTAAGTGCGTCAGGCTGATCCACGGTGAGGCAGGAACCGAGAAGATTTATTCCGACGATCCGGTAAAAACCGCAATCGTTTGGCGCGGTGAAAACTTCAAAGCACTTCACGTGGTGGATCTTGATGGCGCGTTCGAAGGAAAACTTGTGAACTTCGATACCCTGAAGTGCATTGTGGAAGCGGTTGATATCCCGGTCCAGTTTGGTGGAGGATTGCGCAAATACGAGGATGCGAAGAGGGCCCTGGACGCGGGCGTTTACAGGGTCATTATAGGTACGGCTGCCGTCGAGAACAGGAAAATGCTTCTGCGGCTTCTCAAGGATTTCGGTCCTCGACGGATCGCGGTGGGGATAGACGCACTAAACGGCGTCGTCCAGATCAAAGGGTGGAAACGATCGGGAGACATTTCCGCCGCAAAGCTCGGGAAGGAACTCAAGGAGGAGGGGATAGTCAGGGTAATCTATACGGACATTTCCCGTGACGGGGCTCTCGAAGGCGCTAACATTGACGCACTGAGAAGCTTTGCTCTCGAAACTGGCCTCCGGATCACTGCCTCAGGCGGCGTGACCTCGTATGAAGATCTCATTAAGTTGCAGGAGCTGGAACCCTACGGTGTGGACTCCGTGATTATTGGGAAGGCACTTTACGAAAACAAATTTCCGTGCGAGGGACTCTGGCGTGTTAACGAGAAGTCTCTCGAAGACCTTGGCCCGACGCGCCGATGTTAG
- a CDS encoding phosphatase PAP2 family protein — translation MKRGTFSAALLDTRQTLFLIFSLIICSTMSSQAFAVGPMTGGPAHDTRSDSNSVIRADSLVMTSTGGAKSVYVPRWYEMITRLPGDWERFGLQSFRTENIPLAVGIAGLTAGLMAADNGLWQAESGWYNRHRGFRGFSNDMVFVGDGRFQFGIVGAFATYGFAFNDSRALRTASEVTEAILATGAVVQFLKHATGRERPEVASEIGGDWTFFPGQLAYLKHVPHYDSFPSGHIATATTTLIVIAENYPEVTWLKPAGYVVLGMISSSLVAYGIHWWSDIPLGIVLGYSFGEIASHPLNVHLDSSSGNYSPKLSFEPVLMQNGLGVDLGLSF, via the coding sequence TTGAAGAGAGGCACATTTTCCGCGGCACTACTCGACACGCGCCAAACACTTTTCCTGATTTTCAGCCTCATCATCTGTTCCACAATGTCGAGCCAAGCGTTTGCAGTTGGGCCGATGACAGGAGGTCCGGCTCACGACACTAGATCCGACAGTAACTCGGTAATTCGCGCCGACTCCCTGGTGATGACCTCGACAGGCGGAGCAAAATCTGTTTATGTGCCGCGTTGGTATGAAATGATCACCAGATTACCAGGCGACTGGGAGAGATTCGGACTCCAATCCTTTCGGACAGAAAACATACCGCTGGCAGTTGGGATTGCCGGATTGACAGCCGGACTTATGGCTGCTGACAATGGCCTGTGGCAAGCTGAGAGCGGCTGGTACAACAGGCATCGTGGATTCCGCGGCTTCTCAAACGATATGGTATTTGTCGGCGACGGTCGGTTTCAATTCGGGATTGTCGGAGCCTTCGCGACTTACGGTTTCGCGTTTAACGACTCTCGCGCACTTCGGACCGCAAGTGAAGTGACCGAGGCGATCCTTGCCACCGGCGCAGTCGTGCAATTTCTAAAGCACGCGACAGGGAGAGAACGACCGGAGGTCGCGTCAGAAATAGGCGGAGACTGGACTTTCTTTCCCGGCCAACTCGCCTACTTGAAGCATGTGCCCCATTACGATTCATTTCCATCCGGTCACATTGCCACCGCTACGACGACACTAATTGTGATTGCAGAGAATTATCCGGAGGTCACGTGGCTGAAACCCGCGGGCTACGTGGTGCTTGGAATGATTTCATCGAGTCTGGTCGCATACGGGATTCATTGGTGGAGCGACATCCCGCTCGGCATCGTTCTTGGTTATTCGTTTGGTGAAATAGCATCTCATCCCTTAAACGTTCATCTTGATTCGTCTTCCGGAAACTATTCTCCGAAACTTTCATTCGAGCCGGTCTTAATGCAGAACGGCCTCGGTGTAGATCTGGGGCTTTCCTTTTAG
- the purE gene encoding 5-(carboxyamino)imidazole ribonucleotide mutase encodes MMSKPKVAVLIGSKSDESAISEAFPYLDYFGIQHELHVLSAHRNPKETSEFASNAEKNGYSLIIAGAGMAAHLPGVVASLTTLPVIGVPLSGSELSGVDALYSIVQMPPGIPVATVAIGKAGAKNAGVLAAEIIGLSDGEVKKKLVEFRSKGSKL; translated from the coding sequence ATGATGTCAAAACCCAAAGTCGCTGTCCTGATCGGGAGCAAGTCGGACGAATCCGCTATATCGGAAGCTTTCCCGTATCTGGATTACTTCGGCATCCAGCATGAACTTCACGTGCTGAGCGCGCACCGCAATCCGAAGGAGACTTCGGAGTTCGCCTCGAACGCGGAGAAAAACGGTTATAGTCTCATTATTGCGGGCGCAGGAATGGCAGCCCACCTTCCGGGAGTTGTAGCAAGTTTGACCACGCTTCCGGTCATAGGAGTCCCACTTAGCGGCTCTGAGCTTTCGGGAGTGGATGCGCTCTACTCGATAGTGCAGATGCCCCCCGGCATACCTGTGGCGACAGTCGCTATCGGCAAAGCCGGCGCTAAGAACGCTGGAGTGCTTGCTGCGGAAATAATCGGCCTCTCTGACGGCGAAGTGAAGAAGAAACTGGTCGAGTTCAGGTCGAAAGGCTCGAAACTCTGA